TGTCTTACGTTCAATAATTTTATAGTAAACCTCTTCGGTGATTTCTTTATTCTGAATATTCCACAACTGAAGAATTTCACCATCACTCAACGTACGACCTAACTCTGCAAGATAGCGCACAATAATCTCTGAGTGCGTGTAACTAACATGAAGTAAGGCAGTTGAAAGCACGTAATCACCCACTAATACAGCCACCTTATTATCATAATCAGCATTCACACTCGCCTGCCCTCTGCGAGCAGCCGCTTCATCAACGACATCGTCATGCACAAGTGAAGCCGTATGTAAAAGTTCCAATCCCACAGCCGCATGCTGTGTTGCTTCAGAAACCTTACCAAAGTTCTTAGCCATCAGAAGGATGAGAATAGGACGCATACGCTTCCCTGCTCGTTGCTTGATATGGTTCAAAACCGTACGCAACAAGCCATCTTCGTGGTCGAGAGCATGATTAAAAAGGTCGATGAAATCGCCTAATTCTGTCTCAATCGGCTGTTTTATGAGTGAAAGAGTATCCATTTTTGACTTTAAATTTGATACAAATTTACTCATTTTATCGGAGATTATGGAAGAAAATTAGTAATTTTACAGCTAAAAATAGAATAATTAGTTATGGCAAAACTCTTCCTTATTGACGCTTATGCGCTCATCTATCGTTCATACTACGCATTTATCAAAAGTCCACGTATCAACTCTAAGGGCTTGAATACATCTGCTGTTATGGGCTTTTGCAACACCCTGAACGAGGTTCTTACAAAGGAAAAGCCAACGCATATTGGTGTAGCATTCGATCATGGAAAGACTTTTCGCCATGACGCCTTCCCTGAATACAAGGCGCAACGTGAGGAAACTCCAGAAGATATCAAGCTTTCTGTTCCACTTATCAAGCAAGTGCTTGAGGCAATGCATATTCCTATTCTACAGGTAGATGGCTTCGAAGCAGATGATATTATCGGTACTATAGCAACTCGCTTTGGAGCCGATGGAATCGATACTTTTATGCTTACACCCGATAAAGACTATGGTCAACTCATTGGTCCTAACGTCTTTATGTATCGTCCTCGCCATGGTGGCGGATACGAAATATTAGGAGAAAAGGAGGTAGAAGCAAAGTATGGCATCCCTACCCCAGCCCAAGTCATCGACCTCTTGGCGTTGATGGGCGACTCAGCAGACAACTTTCCGGGTTGTCCTGGTGTTGGGGAGAAAACCGCAGCCAAGTTAATCAATCAGTTTGGAAGCATTGACAATATGCTCCAACATACTGATGAGATTAAGGGTAAACTACGTGAGAAAGTTGAGAATGCCGTAGAGGATATTAAAATGTCAAAGTTCCTCGCAACGATCCGAACAGACGTTCCAATGCAACTTGACTTGGATGAACTCAAGGTTGAACAACCTGACGAGACCAAATTGCGTGCGATATTTGAGGAATTAGAGTTTAAGACACTTATTAACAAGTTTCTTAACAAAAGTGAAGTAAAGCCAAAAGTAGACAATAATCAGCTTGATTTATTTGCAGAAAACACGACCAACGAGTCAGATGAGCCGAAAAATGCGAAATTTGAGAGCATAAAAACGACCCAACATGAATATAAACTCGTTGAAAATGAGGAAGAATTACGTCAGCTTTGTGACTTTTTTATTACAAAAGAGTTTGTAAGTATAGACACAGAAACCACTTCGACGGATGCAATTAGTGCTGAATTGGTAGGTTTGAGCTTCTCGGTTGAAGAAAAGAAGGCTTTTTATGTTGCCGTACCAGCCAACTATGAAGAGGCGTTAAAAATCGTTCAGATATTCAAACCGCTATATGAAAGCGACAAAATAATGAAAATCGGACAGAACATTAAGTATGACTATGAAGTGTTAACCAGATATGGAGTAACACTACAGGGTAAGATGTTCGACACGATGATAGCCCACTACCTCATCCAACCAGAGTTACATCATAATATGGACTACATGGCTGAGACGCTGCTCGGCTATCAAACCATTCACATTGAAGAACTACTCGGTCCGAAAGGAAAGAAGCAGAAGAATATGCGCGACCTCTCCCCTGCTGATATTTATGAGTATGCTGCGGAGGATGCCGACATCACTTTGCGCCTGAAAAACGTACTTGAACCACGTTTAAAGGAGCTTGGAGTGGAAGAACTCTTCTGGAATATAGAGATGCCATTAGTACGTGTATTAGCTGATATGGAGCTAAATGGCGTATGCTTAGACACTGAAGCACTGCAAGATACGTCAAAGATATTCACTGAACGTATGAAACAATACGAGCAGGAAATATATAAGGAGGCTGGAGAAGAATTCAATATCTCAAGTCCAAAACAAGTAGGTGACATCCTCTTTGGCAAGTTGCAAATTATGGATAAGCCTAAGAAGACAAAGACAGGACAGTATGTTACAAGTGAAGAGGTGCTGCAGAGCCTTGAGAGTAAGAGTCCTATCGTACGTAACATCCTTAATTACAGAGGTATGAAGAAGCTTCTTAGTACCTATATCGATGCCCTTCCAAAGCTGATTAATCCACGTACTGGACATATTCACACATCATTTAATCAGGCACTTACAGCCACAGGACGACTCTCTTCGAGTGATCCAAACTTACAGAATATTCCTGTACGCACGGATGATGGTAAGGAGATACGCAAGTGCTTTATCCCAGAAGAAGGCTGTCTGTTCTTTTCAGCCGATTATAGTCAGATAGAGTTGCGTATTATGGCACATCTTTCTGAAGACGAGAATATGATGGAGGCTTTCCGTGAGGGCTATGATATCCACCGTGCAACAGCTGCAAAGATATGGCATGTAGATATAGATAAGGTGACTGATGCACAGCGAAAGAAAGCTAAACAAGCCAACTTCGGTATTATATATGGTATTACTACCTATGGACTTGCTCAGCGTATGGACATTTCAAATGGTGAAGCTAAAGAGCTGATAGAAGGCTATTTCCGTACTTTCCCAAAGGTACAAGCCTATATGGAACATGCGAAAGAAGAGGCAAGAACCAAGGGTTATGCTGAAACACTTTTCCATCGTCGTCGCTATCTTGCTGATATCAACAGTCGTAACGCCACTGTGCGCGGTTTTGCTGAGCGTAACGCCATCAATGCTCCAATACAAGGAACAGAGGCAGATATCATCAAGGTGGCAATGGTTCGTATCTGGGAACGCTTTAAGAAAGAAGGTATTCGCTCAAAGATGATTCTCCAAGTGCATGATGAACTTAACTTCTCTGTCTTCCCAGAGGAGCGTGAACAGGTGGAACGCATTGTTATCGAGGAGATGCAGAACGCTTATCCACTGAATGTCCCATTGATAGCTGATGCCGGATGGGGCAAGAACTGGTTGGAAGCACATTAAAAAAGAAGGAGCCTCCCCCAACCCCTCCGAAGGGAGGGGAGCGCAGATAAAAAGAGGGATGAGGATAGATAGGAAATCAACTGGTGATTAATTTATAGACTATAATTTAATATTAAGAAGAAGCCTCCCCCTGCCCCTCCGAAGGGAGGGGAGTGCAGATAAAAGAGGGATGAGGATAGATAGAGAATCTATTGATGGTTGTTTTATAGACTATAATTTAATATTAAATAGATTATAATTAAATAACAAGTATGAAAATGGGGGTAGATTCCAACTTTATAAAGCATAAATAAAGAGACTAATAACGGTAAATAGAAATTGAGGAGATGAGCTGCAAAGTCGGTAAAAAGTATGAGTAAACATACTACCCTACCCTTCTGAGCGAATTATTTACATGAAGAAAAAGAATTATTTTCATGAAAAGAAATATTTATTTTCACGACAAGAAATATTTATTTTCATGAAAATAATTTAGAAAGGGGGCTAAAAGTAGAAGTCAAAAAGGGTGAAATATTCCATCATCTATCTTGCATAGAATACTGAAAAAGGGCTTTTCAACGCCTTAGAAGTAGTGTTAAAATATAGAAAAAGTCTATCCATTTAGCTTTTTTGGCGTAATTTTGCAATTTAATCAACCAGAGAAATTTGAATGAGTCTTACTAAGATAGTAAACAAGTTGTATTTCCAGCCGCGTCGCAGGGAGCTTGAACGCTACGTCACGGATGGAGAGGCTATCCAGCGGGAAGTCATGCAATACCTCGTTGAGCGGGCAAAAGACACCGAATACGGTCGTAAACACCTGTTCTCAACGATTAAGTCATACGAGGACTTTGTACAGAACATTCCAGTCAACACATACGAAGAATTGAAGAGTGACATCGACCGTATGCGCCACGGAGAACGTAATATTCTGTGGCCAGGACAGGTGAGATGGTATGCCAAGTCATCAGGTACAACCAACGATAAGAGTAAGTTTATTCCTGTTTCTCACGAGGGATTACAGACAATTCATTATCAAGGTGGTAAGGATGTTATCGCTTACTACCTTAGCAATCATCCAGAAAGCAGACTCTTCAGCGGTAAGGGTCTCATCTTAGGTGGTAGTCATTCTCCAAATTATAACCTGTATAATTCGCTTGTTGGTGACCTCAGTGCCATCCTCATAGAGAATATTAATCCACTCGTAAATCTATGTCGCGTACCTAAGAAAAATACTGCCCTACTGAGCGACTTTGAGGTAAAACGCGACCGAATTGCACACGAAACACTGAACCAGAATATCACTAATATATCAGGCGTTCCTTCATGGATGCTCTCTGTGTTAGTGCGTGTAATGGAACTGAGTGGTAAGCAACATCTGGAGGAGGTATGGCCAAATCTGGAGGTGTTCTTCCATGGTGGTATTGCTTTCACACCTTATCGTGAGCAGTATGAACAGCTCATTACCAAGCAGGGCATGAACTATATGGAGACTTACAATGCCTCTGAGGGCTTCTTCGGTATACAAGACGACCCAACAGACAGCAGTATGTCGCTTATGCTCGACTATGGCGTATTCTACGAGTTCTTACCTATGGACGAGTTTGAGAGCGAACATCCAAATATCGTTCCATTGTCAGGTGTGGAGATAGGACGCAACTATGCAATGCTTATCAGTACTGCCTGCGGCCTCTGGAGATATGAGATTGGAGACACAGTGCAGTTCACTTCGACCAATCCTTTTAAGTTTGTTATCACGGGTAGAACCAAGTATTTCATCAATGCCTTTGGTGAAGAACTTATCATGGATAATGCTGAGAAGGGACTTGAAGCAGCCTGCAAGGCTACTGGTGCACAGATATCAGATTATACCGCAGCCCCAATGTATATGGATGCGAAGGCTAAGTGCCGTCATCAGTGGCTCATTGAGTTTGCAAAAGCCCCATCTTCACTTGAGGAGTTTACTAAGGTTCTCGATGATAAACTACAGGAAGTCAACTCTGATTATGAGGCAAAACGCTTCCATAACATTACTCTTCAGCCACTTGAGATTATTGTTGCACGCAAAGACCTCTTCAATGACTGGCTCAAGATAAAGGGTAAACTCGGTGGTCAACACAAGATTCCACGCCTTTCAAACAGCCGTAACAACTTAGAAGAATTGCTGAGTATGAACCAGTAAGGACGGAAGACGGTAAAAGGATAAACCACCTTTAAAGAATAAAAAAGTAAAAGGGTAAAAAAGTAAAACAGCGATATGAAGAAGATAAGACAAAGATATTGCCAAGGAGTAATGGGTGGAAAGGATGGCTTTTCAGCTAAGGTCAGCCATTGCCTTTCGGTGTTTTACCAACCACGTGTTTTACCATTCTACCTTTTTACTCTCTTAGTTATTGTTCTTTCTTCATGTGCTAAGATGGGACAACCTGATGGTGGATGGTACGATGAGACTCCCCCAAGAGTGTTAGGAGCCTCCCCTACTGAACGAGCAACCGACGTAAACAGTAAGAAGGTGAATATCTATTTCAACGAGTTTATCAAGTTGGAGAATGCATCAGAGAAGGTTGTTGTCTCTCCTCCACAGATTGAAGCCCCTGAAATTAAGGCTACTGGTAAACGTATCACAGTAAGTTTACAAGACAAGTTACAGCCTAACACCACCTATACCATCGACTTCTCTGACGCTATCACGGATAACAACGAGGGTAACCCATTAGGAAACTACACCTACAGCTTCTCTACTGGCGACCATATCGATACACTCGAAGTGGCTGGTTATGTGTTAGAAGCTGAGAATTTAGAGCCTGTAAAGGGTATTCTCGTAGGTCTTTACAGCAATCAGAACGATACAGCTTTCCAGAAACAACCTATGCTTCGTGTCTCACGCACCGACAGTCGTGGTCATTTCAGCATACGAGGTGTTGCCAAGGGTGACTATCGTATCTATGCACTACAGGACATGGACGGCAACTATATGTACAATCAGAAGAGCGAGAAGTTGGCTTTCACGCCCGAAATCATCATGCCGTCATGGAAGCCAGACATACGACAAGACACACTATGGATTGACTCCTTGCATATCAAGGATATCAAACAGGTGCCTTACACCCACTTCCTTCCAGATGATGTGGTGCTTAATTCCTTTACACCAACACAAACAGACCGTTACTTCCTCAAGTCTGAACGCAAGGAACCCAACCACTTTACGCTCTTCTTCAGCTATGGTGATGCCGACCTTCCACAGATAACAGGACTCAATTTCAACGCTAAAAATGCGTTTATAACAGAGCCAAGTCTGAACCAAGATACGATTATCTACTGGCTGCGTGACACTGCCCTCGTCAACCAAGACACACTGCGAATGCAGATGCTTTATAACATGACGGACAGTGCAGGTAAGCTTGTCTCTAAGACAGATACGCTGGAGATTCTCTCAAAGGTGCCTTACGCGAAGCGTTTAAAGCGCCAGCAGGAGGAATACGATAAATGGGTTAAGAAGCAAGAGAAGGCAAAAGAACGTGGAAAAGCATTTGAAACGACAATGCCTGTCACACCTTTGGAGGTCAGATATAATGTTCCTTCGCAAATGGATCCTGACCAAAACCCAACATTCGAACTCCCCACCCCTATTGCAAAGACGGATACGTCCAAGATACATCTTTACGAAAAGATAGACTCCTTATGGTATCGAGCGAAGTATAATTTCGGTGCTGAACCTGGAAAACCGCGCTCTTTGAAGTTGGTAAGTGCATGGGACCCAGGACATGAATACAGTGTTGAGGTTGATTCTGCAGCCTTTACAGACATCTATGGTAAAGTTTCTGCAAAGTATAAGCAGGGTGTTCGTATCCCATCAATTGACGAATATGGTACGCTAATAATGACCTTACAGAACATGGAAGGTAAGAACTGCTTGTTGCAGTTGCTTAATGAAAGCGACAAACCAGTGAAAGAGGCGTACGCAAAGAACAACCAAGCAACCTTCCATTACATCAAGCCGGGCAACTACTATCTACGCCTTATCGTCGATGATAACGACAACGGAAAATGGGATACGGGTGATTATGCAACCCAACGACAACCCGAAGCCGTTTATTATTACCCGAAGGCTATCGAGTGTAAGGCTAAGCGTGATGTACAGGGAACGTGGAATCCACGTCTACTCCCACTCTACAAGCAGAAGCCTGCAGCTATAACAAAGCAGAAGGCTGATGCGCAACGAAAGATAAAGAGACGTAATGCCGAACGCGCTCGCAGTCTTGATATCTCACTACCTGACGAGCTTCTCAACTCGGGTCAGTAGAAACAAAGGAAATGAAAGAATGAGGGTGTGTCAAAATAGACACATCCTCTCTTTTTATTTCTAAAACTTATTCCATCCACGAAAAGGGTCAACAGTTTTTCTCAAAACAGTCGACCGTTTTTTAAAGATAGTCGACTATTTTTTCAGAAAGGGTTGACCTTTTTCACAGAAAGGGTTGACCTTTTTCACAGAAAGGGTTGACCTTTTTCACGAAAAGGGTTGACCTTTTCTTCAAAAAAAGAGGATATGTCTATTTTTGACACACCCCCATCCATACGACAAACCCCCACATCTATCCCCTACCGTCTTAAGGTTAGGAATAACGAGGGTGCTTTTATTAAATAGATAACGCCCCGCACCATTGGTGCGAACCATCAGCACCATTGGTGCGAACCGTCAACACGACATGTGCTGAGCATCAAAACATCGGTCGAAAATGAGAAGAAAAAATCTTCTGAAGCCTTATTAAGACTACTTTTCAGCCAATACAGCTTACTATCTATTAAGATACAGAAATACCAGAAATCAATGCTAAGATTCGGCCCAAACGGCTGTTACGACAACGATAAAGCAGCTTATAAACCAAGAAAGAGCCATAAACGCCTGTCAGAAAAGCAAGGATAATATAAACGACATTATCAAAATGGGTAAATCGCATAAGTATTTGTAAACTCAATGCTTGAAAGATTCCATGATAAAGATAGATAGTATAAGAAGCAGGAGAGAGATGATTAAGGAAACGAAGTCCATATTTTGCGTATAAGCACGCCAAAGCAACTGACATTAGAATACCCTCCATTGCAAAGAATAAATCCATGAGAGGGCTTTTATTTACGCGTAGACCGATAATTGATACTACAAACGTAAATAGGAAGACAAAGAAGGCTGTTTTCCCTTTATCAAGAAAGCGCATCAAAAGAAAAGGGGAACATGGAACTGATAAAGCCAATCGGCTATCGTACTCTTGGGCTAAAAAAGGAATCCCCGAGTACTACCAAGAGGGTAATGAACACATGGAGAAAGGAGAATTCAGCTATCTTTTGTTTCATTTTATTCGTTTTACTTGGTCACCTTCAGCATACCATACACCATCGCAGCCAACTTTCTCTGCCTTTAGAAACAACGATTTCAACTGCTTTCTGTTTGTTATCTCTTCGTTAAAAAGGGGCTAATACCTCTTTCCTAACATAAATGGTAAGTAGCGATAGACGATTGCTACAATACCGCTTGCCACTATACAGACTAAAGCATAGGCTATCAGTACACTATAGTAAGCCCCATGATAGTCTAACCCCACCTTCTCAAGTGCTAAAGATAAGCAAAGAGGAACACCTCCACAGACGAAATAATAAACAATACTATGCGCTCCAACCCATTCTAACAGCTTGCATCTTGGCAACTGCTTACAAACATTAACAAGTAAGAAAATGCTCGTCAACATATCAAGAAAGAATAGGAAATAAGAGTCTATACTCATTGGGTATATCATCGTATGCACCCCTTTGCACGTTGCATAACCTTTTATTATTATAAGGGATATAAAGAAGAATGATGTGTATAATGGTGTGTTGATACGGTTGAAAACTTCTTTTCGACTTTGATAAAACCATCCGATATAAAGGAAAAGAACTGCTTGCAGGGCATTGTTGATACACCAGGGATAATCAGTGGATTGCTTCGTTAAAAGTACTGAACCAACTAAAGCACAAAAGGAGAGAAGGAATAAGGGAATAACTTTTCCGCGAGTTATCCACAAAAAAAGGCTAAAAACAGTTTCAGATACTATCAAGGCAGCTATAAACCAAGAGGCTCGACCTGTCAAGATAGGTAATAATAAACTCTCCCAGTCTATACTATGACCATGTACTAAGGCTTTCGGAAGTGCCAAAACCATAGTAAATAGAAAATAAGGAAGAAGTAAACTACGCCCTATTGAAAACATCTTACCCCTCAAAGAAAAGCCTTGCTGTTTGTACATTAGGTATCCTGACAGAAAGAAAAAGACGATTAGAACATTCGAAACATACCAATCATAAGGAATAAGATTACTTCCTGTATAATAGATTTCAGTATGATCCAGTAATATAGATAACATACAGAAACCTCGTAGCATATCTATCCAATGCTCTCTCTCTTTCATCATGTACCCTATTGATAATACATCATTTTAGTTGTTTATTATAGTAAAATCATTAATATTCTTGGTCTATCTCACAATCGCCACCTTACAAACAACACCATTGTTGCCGTCTTCATCAGCACTTTCAACCATGTAAACACCTGATGCTACGGGTTTACCAGACTTGTCTTTGCCATCCCAAATAAAGCTACCACCATTGCTAATACCCGCTGCAACGAGTACACCATTTGCAGTAACAATCTTCACATCTGCGTTCATCGAGAGTCCAACAATGGTGATTGGGCCTGTATAACCAGGCCTAATGGGATTTGGATAAGCGTATGTATTGTCCCCACTCGGTCGGTCTGATGGTGTCGTCGCATCGCTCATATAAGAGCATAAACCCTTGTCCGTACCAAAGAATACTTCGCCTGTTGTGTTGTTGATAGCGATAGAAAGGATATTATCTGATAGAAGCTGACTATTTGAAGAGGTGATATGTTTCACCTGTGTCATATTATCGGCACTAATAAGATAAACGCCATTCGCCTTTGTTCCAAACCATTTTCTGCCTCCTCCATCAATAGCCATACAGGTGACATCAATGCCTGACAGGAGGTAATCGGCAAGATTGGTACCATCATTACGAGGCACTTTCACCTGCGTAAAAACAGCTGTTTCAGGATTATCAATAGCCGAACGAGACAATAGAAGTGGACCGATAGTAGTCGTAACCCACACATCTCCATTCGATAAAGGCATCACACTATGAGGTACTAAGTCCAAGTTCGAACCATCCTCATTGACAAATCGAGTGAAAGAAAGCAATTTGTCTGTTGTTGATTGATAACAGAACAAAGCCGGATAGTCCCAGTGATCATTACAGAACCATAAGTTATTGCGATTATCGAAGACCATACTTGTTAGAACCGAGCCCCCTACTCCATCCTTCATAAGGGCTGGCTTACTGAAAGAAGTCATCTGTCCATCTGCAGAAAGACGCAAGAGATTCTCTCTGGAGGCTTGACTATTCAATATCCAAAGGTCGCCTTTATTATCAAAACGGAGCCCATTAATAAGCACGTAGTTGTTTCCTAACTCCCGTCCTTTATACATTGCACCTTGCAACAAGCTGTTGTCTTTGTTATAATAAGCCTTTAATTGTCCATCAAGAAACTCGTATAAGCCTGTCCTTCCACCAACAAATACATGGTTTGCGTTGCGTGGATCAACTGCGAGAACATTGTTATCAAGATAGTCGTAGCCCGTTTTTAATGATAGATTCTCTTGATAATTCGCCCACTCACCATCGTGTAGAATCTGTACAGAACCAGGTGTATTAGAATCTACATAACCTGATTTAAATAGACCAGGAACGGTATATAAACTGTTATTAAGGTATTGGATATAGGTAAAACCATTATACTTTGGACCGCCAGGATTAAGTGTTTTAGCCTGTGCCAATAGTGCTGCATCAGCTATTCTTGGACGCTCTACATAAGTTCCTACACTCGTCCAGTTGTTTCTATCGAGGAGATTAGCAGACAAGGCAGCACGATATAGTCCGTTACTTTGGCTGGCAGCATAGATATAACCGCCCTCAATATAGCTGTAATTGACAGGGAAAGAGAGGTTATAACTGTCGCTTATCTCTGCTTTAGCAACATTGAGTTTGACAAGTCCAAAACCTGTAGAAAGGTAACAATAGACGCCAGACATATCAATACCATTGACGGTTTTGTCTACCATTGTTGTCTTTAGATAGTAATCCGGCACATTTGTAACATTACCTCTATCGTCTAATAGGTCGATATTATTATTCGAATAGATAATAACCAACCGACGAGCTGTCTTATTCCAAGCAATGAAACGGATATCCGTATCGCTCAAACCATTGACTTTATCGTAGGTCTTTATACTCTGATCGTTCTTGTTATAAGTATAAAGGCTATTGGAAGCAAGCACATACAGCTTATTACCTCCTTCTTCAACCCATTGTACATAACTGTAAGCAAGATAATTCTTCCACGTTCCTATACCGCCAGCAAGGGCATTACAGTAAGCTAACAAGATGAAAGCCGCAACTAAGAGATATCGTTTTATTATCATAGTGTATTCTTTTCGTGATGAATATAATACATCAGTTTGTATACATTAAACAAGAAAATACTGGGATTATTGCCTTGAAGATGTTTCTTTATGTGTTGTCCTACAAGGAAATAAACTGCATTAACCAGCTTTTGTAAGTGCAGTTTCTTTATTTTCTCAGCAGTTTCAAGCAGTTGAGAATAGCCTTTCAGTTGGTTACGGAAGGTATATAGTGTGCGAAGAGACTGTTCAGTTTTATCCAAGAACTCACTGTTTGATTCAAAGAAATCAAGTGTTATGGGGTTATCGATATGCGTGATTGCTATATGATCCATGGCAAGTGACTTACCAAAGAGTACATCTTCATAGCCGTATTGGACGAAATTCTCATCAAAAGAATGTTCCATCATGATGTCTTTATGTGCTAAGAAGTTTGTCGTACGAAAGTGTTTTGTAGCATGACACTGCCTATCTTGCGGTGTATTTTTCTGTTCATACGCCTTCTCATAGCGGTATCTGAGATTGTCTTTCCATATGTCTGGATCCCCTCCTATCCTTATTCCGCCTACAACAACATTGCTTTTTGTCTGCAGATAACGACGAATAAAGTGCGGATTGTCTAATGTTAGATCTCCATCTATGAAGAGAAGCCACTCTCCTTGTGCCTGCGAAATGAGGAAATTACGGATAGCTGAACGCCCAACGTTCTGCTTTCTTGTTATATAACGGACACCTTCCAACCTCTCTATACGTAAGTTATGCTCTACATAGCTTGTTACAGAAGAGCCATCATCAGCTACAATAATCTCAAATTCAGTACCACTTTCCACGCACTGACGCTGTAACTCTGTCACCAAAGCTCTACAATGGCAGTTATAAACAGGGAGAAGAATAGACAACATAGCAGATATTAAATAGTTATATTCTTATGTCAAACAGGAAACGCAGGCGTTAATTGGTCTCGAATCGGGACTTGTCAAGCAGACAAAAACAGCCTTTTCATTCGTTATTATCAGCCAATAGGCAGAACAAAGGAGCTGTCTTCCACAAATTATTTTCATGAAAAGAAATTCTTTTTGTCGTGAAAAAAATATTTTTCTTCATGAAAAGAAATATTTCTTTTCATGAAAATAATTCGGAAAAGGGTATTTATCGAAGTCTAAAAGGGGGCTTTAACGGTTTTACTTTGTTAGCTCTTTCCCTCTTAAAAAGCCCCTTAAGCCTTTTTACTCTTTTATCCTTTCAGCCTTCCTAAGTATTCCGCCAACTTCTTTACAGCCCTTGCACGATGAGAAATCTGGTTCTTTATCTCCTCACCTAACTCTGCAAAGCTCTTGTCATAACCCTCTGGAATGAAGATAGGGTCATATCCGAAGCCCTCCTTACCATGCTTCTCCGTAGCGATTCTACCCTCTACCTTACCCTCAAACTGGTGTTCTACACCATCAATGATAAGCGAGATAATAGTGCGAAAGCAGGCCTTACGATTGGCTTTCCCTTCTAAGTTTGTCAACAGCTTACGCATATTCGCCTCGCTATCGTGGTCGGTTCCCTCTGCATAACGAGCTGAATGCACGCCGGGTTCACCACCGAGTGCCTCCACCTCAAGTCCTGTATCATCGGCAAAACAGTTCTGACCATAGTGTTCAACGACGTAAGAAGACTTCTGACGTGCATTCTCCTCCAGTGTTGCCCCAGTCTCAGGGATATCCTCATGACAACCAATCTCAGCCAAAGAAACGATTTCAAACTCCTTTCCAAGGATGTCCTTTATCTCCTCGAGCTTATGTTTATTATTTGTTGCAAATACTATTTTCATCTTCGTAAATCCTTTCCTTACTATGAAAAAACTATGTTATCACATCAAGACCCTTGTCAACACGACAGGGACCCACCACTCATGTGCTCGCAAAAGATTACAGCCATTGGACACACGAGTCATGTGTCCCTGTGGTATAATATGTGGAACACAGCCCTTCTGCTTATTTATTTCTGTTCATTCGCAGGCTTTTTCATGGCTTCAGCCAACTTCTTTTCCTG
The Prevotella melaninogenica DNA segment above includes these coding regions:
- a CDS encoding acyltransferase family protein; protein product: MMKEREHWIDMLRGFCMLSILLDHTEIYYTGSNLIPYDWYVSNVLIVFFFLSGYLMYKQQGFSLRGKMFSIGRSLLLPYFLFTMVLALPKALVHGHSIDWESLLLPILTGRASWFIAALIVSETVFSLFLWITRGKVIPLFLLSFCALVGSVLLTKQSTDYPWCINNALQAVLFLYIGWFYQSRKEVFNRINTPLYTSFFFISLIIIKGYATCKGVHTMIYPMSIDSYFLFFLDMLTSIFLLVNVCKQLPRCKLLEWVGAHSIVYYFVCGGVPLCLSLALEKVGLDYHGAYYSVLIAYALVCIVASGIVAIVYRYLPFMLGKRY
- a CDS encoding Ig-like domain-containing protein, with protein sequence MKKIRQRYCQGVMGGKDGFSAKVSHCLSVFYQPRVLPFYLFTLLVIVLSSCAKMGQPDGGWYDETPPRVLGASPTERATDVNSKKVNIYFNEFIKLENASEKVVVSPPQIEAPEIKATGKRITVSLQDKLQPNTTYTIDFSDAITDNNEGNPLGNYTYSFSTGDHIDTLEVAGYVLEAENLEPVKGILVGLYSNQNDTAFQKQPMLRVSRTDSRGHFSIRGVAKGDYRIYALQDMDGNYMYNQKSEKLAFTPEIIMPSWKPDIRQDTLWIDSLHIKDIKQVPYTHFLPDDVVLNSFTPTQTDRYFLKSERKEPNHFTLFFSYGDADLPQITGLNFNAKNAFITEPSLNQDTIIYWLRDTALVNQDTLRMQMLYNMTDSAGKLVSKTDTLEILSKVPYAKRLKRQQEEYDKWVKKQEKAKERGKAFETTMPVTPLEVRYNVPSQMDPDQNPTFELPTPIAKTDTSKIHLYEKIDSLWYRAKYNFGAEPGKPRSLKLVSAWDPGHEYSVEVDSAAFTDIYGKVSAKYKQGVRIPSIDEYGTLIMTLQNMEGKNCLLQLLNESDKPVKEAYAKNNQATFHYIKPGNYYLRLIVDDNDNGKWDTGDYATQRQPEAVYYYPKAIECKAKRDVQGTWNPRLLPLYKQKPAAITKQKADAQRKIKRRNAERARSLDISLPDELLNSGQ
- a CDS encoding Por secretion system protein, producing the protein MIIKRYLLVAAFILLAYCNALAGGIGTWKNYLAYSYVQWVEEGGNKLYVLASNSLYTYNKNDQSIKTYDKVNGLSDTDIRFIAWNKTARRLVIIYSNNNIDLLDDRGNVTNVPDYYLKTTMVDKTVNGIDMSGVYCYLSTGFGLVKLNVAKAEISDSYNLSFPVNYSYIEGGYIYAASQSNGLYRAALSANLLDRNNWTSVGTYVERPRIADAALLAQAKTLNPGGPKYNGFTYIQYLNNSLYTVPGLFKSGYVDSNTPGSVQILHDGEWANYQENLSLKTGYDYLDNNVLAVDPRNANHVFVGGRTGLYEFLDGQLKAYYNKDNSLLQGAMYKGRELGNNYVLINGLRFDNKGDLWILNSQASRENLLRLSADGQMTSFSKPALMKDGVGGSVLTSMVFDNRNNLWFCNDHWDYPALFCYQSTTDKLLSFTRFVNEDGSNLDLVPHSVMPLSNGDVWVTTTIGPLLLSRSAIDNPETAVFTQVKVPRNDGTNLADYLLSGIDVTCMAIDGGGRKWFGTKANGVYLISADNMTQVKHITSSNSQLLSDNILSIAINNTTGEVFFGTDKGLCSYMSDATTPSDRPSGDNTYAYPNPIRPGYTGPITIVGLSMNADVKIVTANGVLVAAGISNGGSFIWDGKDKSGKPVASGVYMVESADEDGNNGVVCKVAIVR
- a CDS encoding glycosyltransferase family 2 protein; its protein translation is MLSILLPVYNCHCRALVTELQRQCVESGTEFEIIVADDGSSVTSYVEHNLRIERLEGVRYITRKQNVGRSAIRNFLISQAQGEWLLFIDGDLTLDNPHFIRRYLQTKSNVVVGGIRIGGDPDIWKDNLRYRYEKAYEQKNTPQDRQCHATKHFRTTNFLAHKDIMMEHSFDENFVQYGYEDVLFGKSLAMDHIAITHIDNPITLDFFESNSEFLDKTEQSLRTLYTFRNQLKGYSQLLETAEKIKKLHLQKLVNAVYFLVGQHIKKHLQGNNPSIFLFNVYKLMYYIHHEKNTL